A part of Micromonospora chersina genomic DNA contains:
- a CDS encoding ParB/RepB/Spo0J family partition protein yields the protein MKNRPRGGLGRGLGALIPTGPVPGSTPAAAETENGTATAVPVAPASGAAAVTTGALGAGEVTTSGAPPAEPEPQLSPVPGARFAEIPVDSIVPNPKQPRHVFDEEALEELKTSIQEVGFLQPIVVRQLDSEKYELVMGERRWRAAQAVGRENIPAIVRDTKDDAMLRDALLENIHRANLNPLEEAAAYQQLLEEFGATHEELARRIGRSRPQISNTIRLMNLPAQVQRRVAAGVLSAGHARALLSLDDADAQEQLAKRIVAEGISVRATEELVALALADGPAKTPAAKRRPKAHAPALTDLADRLSDRFDTRVKVDIGRSKGKITIEFATVDDLERIVGIIGVGQEEQPGE from the coding sequence ATGAAGAACCGTCCTCGCGGCGGACTGGGCCGGGGGCTCGGTGCCCTCATCCCCACCGGACCCGTGCCGGGCAGCACCCCGGCAGCCGCCGAGACCGAGAACGGTACGGCGACAGCCGTCCCGGTAGCCCCCGCCAGCGGTGCGGCGGCAGTCACGACCGGAGCCCTCGGCGCCGGTGAGGTGACCACCTCGGGTGCCCCGCCCGCGGAGCCGGAGCCGCAACTGAGCCCCGTCCCGGGTGCCCGCTTCGCCGAGATCCCGGTCGACAGCATCGTGCCGAACCCGAAGCAGCCCCGGCACGTCTTCGACGAGGAGGCGCTGGAGGAGCTGAAGACCTCGATCCAGGAGGTGGGTTTCCTCCAGCCGATCGTGGTCCGCCAGCTCGACAGCGAGAAGTACGAACTCGTCATGGGCGAGCGGCGCTGGCGTGCGGCCCAGGCGGTCGGCCGGGAGAACATCCCCGCCATCGTCCGGGACACCAAGGACGACGCGATGCTCCGGGACGCGCTGCTGGAGAACATCCACCGGGCCAACCTCAACCCCCTGGAAGAGGCGGCCGCGTACCAGCAACTGCTGGAGGAGTTCGGCGCCACACACGAGGAGCTTGCCCGCCGGATCGGCCGGAGCCGGCCGCAGATCTCCAACACCATCCGGCTGATGAACCTGCCCGCCCAGGTGCAGCGGCGGGTCGCCGCAGGGGTGCTGTCCGCCGGCCACGCCCGTGCCCTATTGAGCCTCGACGACGCCGACGCGCAGGAGCAGCTCGCCAAGCGCATCGTCGCCGAGGGCATCTCCGTACGCGCCACCGAGGAACTCGTCGCGCTGGCACTCGCCGACGGCCCGGCGAAGACCCCGGCCGCGAAGCGCCGACCCAAGGCGCACGCGCCCGCGCTGACGGACCTCGCCGACCGGCTCTCCGACCGCTTCGACACCCGGGTGAAGGTCGACATCGGCCGGAGCAAGGGGAAGATCACGATCGAGTTCGCGACGGTCGACGACCTCGAGCGGATCGTCGGGATCATCGGCGTGGGCCAGGAGGAGCAGCCTGGGGAGTGA